In Aegilops tauschii subsp. strangulata cultivar AL8/78 chromosome 3, Aet v6.0, whole genome shotgun sequence, one genomic interval encodes:
- the LOC109781055 gene encoding GDP-L-galactose phosphorylase 1 isoform X1 → MPVISPLPFSLAPTPAAPAASRVRWNSFPHHRRLRVETKAGMCSNGFDSTNCFRMEEVEPNLSPFLHKLFKEWDDRKARGLFHHDITTCEAKVLPGEHNFVAILIEGRDQKKRPTEFGMNQVLQPFHSEKFNFTKVKPEEVIFRFQETESDSAQYFDGAPPTVSASPSSILINVSPIGYCHVLLIPRVQECLPQRVDRESFLLAMYVAREARNPFFRVGYNSLGAFATINHLHFQAYYLKVQYPVEKAPTEKLTVIGNGVSISQLVQYPVSGFVFEGGSSLEDLSHVVSNACIFLQESNRPYNVLISESGKRVFLLLQCYAEKQTSGKASQEFLDMRINPAVWELGGHLVLKRRKDYDEASEATLCRFLVEASLSEAEFQELKCCVLEFLASASPEK, encoded by the exons ATGCCCGTCAtctccccccttcctttctcgcTCGCGCCAACGCCGGCTGCTCCCGCGGCGTCGCGAGTTCGCTGGAACAGCTTCCCGCACCACCGGCGGTTGCGAG TTGAAACAAAAGCAGGCATGTGCAGCAACGGTTTTGATTCAACTAACTGCTTTCGTATGGAGGAGGTTGAGCCAAATTTATCCCCATTTCTCCACAAGCTTTTTAAAGAG TGGGATGATCGCAAGGCGAGGGGATTGTTTCACCACGACATCACTACCTGTGAGGCCAAG GTGCTACCTGGAGAACACAATTTTGTTGCAATATTGATAGAAGGGCGTGACCAGAAGAAGCGGCCAACTGAATTTGGAATGAACCAGGTCCTCCAACCATTTCATAGTGAGAAGTTCAATTTCACTAAAGTTAAACCAGAGGAGGTGATCTTCAGGTTCCAAGAAACTGAGAGTGATTCTGCCCAGTATTTTGACGGAGCTCCTCCCACTGTTTCAGCTTCTCCTAGCAGCATTTTGATCAAC GTGAGCCCAATTGGGTACTGTCATGTGCTTTTGATCCCTCGAGTTCAGGAATGCTTACCGCAAAGAGTTGATCGAGAGAGCTTCTTACTGGCCATGTATGTCGCAAGGGAGGCAAGGAATCCATTCTTCAGAGTTGGCTATAACAGTCTGGGTGCCTTTGCAACAATCAATCACCTCCATTTCCAA GCATACTATCTGAAAGTGCAATATCCAGTCGAAAAGGCGCCGACAGAGAAACTGACAGTCATAGGGAATGGTGTCAGCATTTCTCAGCTGGTGCAGTACCCAGTTAGCGGCTTTGTATTTGAAGGAGGTTCGAGCCTGGAGGATCTGTCACATGTTGTCTCAAACGCCTGCATCTTCTTGCAAGAGAGTAATAGACCTTACAATGTCCTTATCTCTGAATCTGGCAAGAGAGTATTCCTTCTACTACAG TGCTACGCCGAGAAGCAGACTTCTGGAAAGGCGAGCCAGGAATTCCTCGACATGAGAATCAATCCAGCGGTCTGGGAGCTCGGCGGCCATCTGGTTCTGAAGAGGAGGAAGGACTACGACGAAGCATCCGAGGCAACACTATGCAGGTTTTTGGTTGAAGCGTCCCTGTCTGAAGCAGAGTTCCAGGAGCTGAAGTGTTGCGTCTTGGAGTTCCTGGCCAGTGCAAGTCCTGAAAAGTAG
- the LOC109781055 gene encoding GDP-L-galactose phosphorylase 1 isoform X2, whose amino-acid sequence MPVISPLPFSLAPTPAAPAASRVRWNSFPHHRRLRAGMCSNGFDSTNCFRMEEVEPNLSPFLHKLFKEWDDRKARGLFHHDITTCEAKVLPGEHNFVAILIEGRDQKKRPTEFGMNQVLQPFHSEKFNFTKVKPEEVIFRFQETESDSAQYFDGAPPTVSASPSSILINVSPIGYCHVLLIPRVQECLPQRVDRESFLLAMYVAREARNPFFRVGYNSLGAFATINHLHFQAYYLKVQYPVEKAPTEKLTVIGNGVSISQLVQYPVSGFVFEGGSSLEDLSHVVSNACIFLQESNRPYNVLISESGKRVFLLLQCYAEKQTSGKASQEFLDMRINPAVWELGGHLVLKRRKDYDEASEATLCRFLVEASLSEAEFQELKCCVLEFLASASPEK is encoded by the exons ATGCCCGTCAtctccccccttcctttctcgcTCGCGCCAACGCCGGCTGCTCCCGCGGCGTCGCGAGTTCGCTGGAACAGCTTCCCGCACCACCGGCGGTTGCGAG CAGGCATGTGCAGCAACGGTTTTGATTCAACTAACTGCTTTCGTATGGAGGAGGTTGAGCCAAATTTATCCCCATTTCTCCACAAGCTTTTTAAAGAG TGGGATGATCGCAAGGCGAGGGGATTGTTTCACCACGACATCACTACCTGTGAGGCCAAG GTGCTACCTGGAGAACACAATTTTGTTGCAATATTGATAGAAGGGCGTGACCAGAAGAAGCGGCCAACTGAATTTGGAATGAACCAGGTCCTCCAACCATTTCATAGTGAGAAGTTCAATTTCACTAAAGTTAAACCAGAGGAGGTGATCTTCAGGTTCCAAGAAACTGAGAGTGATTCTGCCCAGTATTTTGACGGAGCTCCTCCCACTGTTTCAGCTTCTCCTAGCAGCATTTTGATCAAC GTGAGCCCAATTGGGTACTGTCATGTGCTTTTGATCCCTCGAGTTCAGGAATGCTTACCGCAAAGAGTTGATCGAGAGAGCTTCTTACTGGCCATGTATGTCGCAAGGGAGGCAAGGAATCCATTCTTCAGAGTTGGCTATAACAGTCTGGGTGCCTTTGCAACAATCAATCACCTCCATTTCCAA GCATACTATCTGAAAGTGCAATATCCAGTCGAAAAGGCGCCGACAGAGAAACTGACAGTCATAGGGAATGGTGTCAGCATTTCTCAGCTGGTGCAGTACCCAGTTAGCGGCTTTGTATTTGAAGGAGGTTCGAGCCTGGAGGATCTGTCACATGTTGTCTCAAACGCCTGCATCTTCTTGCAAGAGAGTAATAGACCTTACAATGTCCTTATCTCTGAATCTGGCAAGAGAGTATTCCTTCTACTACAG TGCTACGCCGAGAAGCAGACTTCTGGAAAGGCGAGCCAGGAATTCCTCGACATGAGAATCAATCCAGCGGTCTGGGAGCTCGGCGGCCATCTGGTTCTGAAGAGGAGGAAGGACTACGACGAAGCATCCGAGGCAACACTATGCAGGTTTTTGGTTGAAGCGTCCCTGTCTGAAGCAGAGTTCCAGGAGCTGAAGTGTTGCGTCTTGGAGTTCCTGGCCAGTGCAAGTCCTGAAAAGTAG
- the LOC109781055 gene encoding GDP-L-galactose phosphorylase 1 isoform X4, whose protein sequence is MMKLATATYIETKAGMCSNGFDSTNCFRMEEVEPNLSPFLHKLFKEWDDRKARGLFHHDITTCEAKVLPGEHNFVAILIEGRDQKKRPTEFGMNQVLQPFHSEKFNFTKVKPEEVIFRFQETESDSAQYFDGAPPTVSASPSSILINVSPIGYCHVLLIPRVQECLPQRVDRESFLLAMYVAREARNPFFRVGYNSLGAFATINHLHFQAYYLKVQYPVEKAPTEKLTVIGNGVSISQLVQYPVSGFVFEGGSSLEDLSHVVSNACIFLQESNRPYNVLISESGKRVFLLLQCYAEKQTSGKASQEFLDMRINPAVWELGGHLVLKRRKDYDEASEATLCRFLVEASLSEAEFQELKCCVLEFLASASPEK, encoded by the exons ATGATGAAATTAGCTACTGCTACATACA TTGAAACAAAAGCAGGCATGTGCAGCAACGGTTTTGATTCAACTAACTGCTTTCGTATGGAGGAGGTTGAGCCAAATTTATCCCCATTTCTCCACAAGCTTTTTAAAGAG TGGGATGATCGCAAGGCGAGGGGATTGTTTCACCACGACATCACTACCTGTGAGGCCAAG GTGCTACCTGGAGAACACAATTTTGTTGCAATATTGATAGAAGGGCGTGACCAGAAGAAGCGGCCAACTGAATTTGGAATGAACCAGGTCCTCCAACCATTTCATAGTGAGAAGTTCAATTTCACTAAAGTTAAACCAGAGGAGGTGATCTTCAGGTTCCAAGAAACTGAGAGTGATTCTGCCCAGTATTTTGACGGAGCTCCTCCCACTGTTTCAGCTTCTCCTAGCAGCATTTTGATCAAC GTGAGCCCAATTGGGTACTGTCATGTGCTTTTGATCCCTCGAGTTCAGGAATGCTTACCGCAAAGAGTTGATCGAGAGAGCTTCTTACTGGCCATGTATGTCGCAAGGGAGGCAAGGAATCCATTCTTCAGAGTTGGCTATAACAGTCTGGGTGCCTTTGCAACAATCAATCACCTCCATTTCCAA GCATACTATCTGAAAGTGCAATATCCAGTCGAAAAGGCGCCGACAGAGAAACTGACAGTCATAGGGAATGGTGTCAGCATTTCTCAGCTGGTGCAGTACCCAGTTAGCGGCTTTGTATTTGAAGGAGGTTCGAGCCTGGAGGATCTGTCACATGTTGTCTCAAACGCCTGCATCTTCTTGCAAGAGAGTAATAGACCTTACAATGTCCTTATCTCTGAATCTGGCAAGAGAGTATTCCTTCTACTACAG TGCTACGCCGAGAAGCAGACTTCTGGAAAGGCGAGCCAGGAATTCCTCGACATGAGAATCAATCCAGCGGTCTGGGAGCTCGGCGGCCATCTGGTTCTGAAGAGGAGGAAGGACTACGACGAAGCATCCGAGGCAACACTATGCAGGTTTTTGGTTGAAGCGTCCCTGTCTGAAGCAGAGTTCCAGGAGCTGAAGTGTTGCGTCTTGGAGTTCCTGGCCAGTGCAAGTCCTGAAAAGTAG
- the LOC109781055 gene encoding GDP-L-galactose phosphorylase 1 isoform X3: protein MPVISPLPFSLAPTPAAPAASRVRWNSFPHHRRLRGMCSNGFDSTNCFRMEEVEPNLSPFLHKLFKEWDDRKARGLFHHDITTCEAKVLPGEHNFVAILIEGRDQKKRPTEFGMNQVLQPFHSEKFNFTKVKPEEVIFRFQETESDSAQYFDGAPPTVSASPSSILINVSPIGYCHVLLIPRVQECLPQRVDRESFLLAMYVAREARNPFFRVGYNSLGAFATINHLHFQAYYLKVQYPVEKAPTEKLTVIGNGVSISQLVQYPVSGFVFEGGSSLEDLSHVVSNACIFLQESNRPYNVLISESGKRVFLLLQCYAEKQTSGKASQEFLDMRINPAVWELGGHLVLKRRKDYDEASEATLCRFLVEASLSEAEFQELKCCVLEFLASASPEK from the exons ATGCCCGTCAtctccccccttcctttctcgcTCGCGCCAACGCCGGCTGCTCCCGCGGCGTCGCGAGTTCGCTGGAACAGCTTCCCGCACCACCGGCGGTTGCGAG GCATGTGCAGCAACGGTTTTGATTCAACTAACTGCTTTCGTATGGAGGAGGTTGAGCCAAATTTATCCCCATTTCTCCACAAGCTTTTTAAAGAG TGGGATGATCGCAAGGCGAGGGGATTGTTTCACCACGACATCACTACCTGTGAGGCCAAG GTGCTACCTGGAGAACACAATTTTGTTGCAATATTGATAGAAGGGCGTGACCAGAAGAAGCGGCCAACTGAATTTGGAATGAACCAGGTCCTCCAACCATTTCATAGTGAGAAGTTCAATTTCACTAAAGTTAAACCAGAGGAGGTGATCTTCAGGTTCCAAGAAACTGAGAGTGATTCTGCCCAGTATTTTGACGGAGCTCCTCCCACTGTTTCAGCTTCTCCTAGCAGCATTTTGATCAAC GTGAGCCCAATTGGGTACTGTCATGTGCTTTTGATCCCTCGAGTTCAGGAATGCTTACCGCAAAGAGTTGATCGAGAGAGCTTCTTACTGGCCATGTATGTCGCAAGGGAGGCAAGGAATCCATTCTTCAGAGTTGGCTATAACAGTCTGGGTGCCTTTGCAACAATCAATCACCTCCATTTCCAA GCATACTATCTGAAAGTGCAATATCCAGTCGAAAAGGCGCCGACAGAGAAACTGACAGTCATAGGGAATGGTGTCAGCATTTCTCAGCTGGTGCAGTACCCAGTTAGCGGCTTTGTATTTGAAGGAGGTTCGAGCCTGGAGGATCTGTCACATGTTGTCTCAAACGCCTGCATCTTCTTGCAAGAGAGTAATAGACCTTACAATGTCCTTATCTCTGAATCTGGCAAGAGAGTATTCCTTCTACTACAG TGCTACGCCGAGAAGCAGACTTCTGGAAAGGCGAGCCAGGAATTCCTCGACATGAGAATCAATCCAGCGGTCTGGGAGCTCGGCGGCCATCTGGTTCTGAAGAGGAGGAAGGACTACGACGAAGCATCCGAGGCAACACTATGCAGGTTTTTGGTTGAAGCGTCCCTGTCTGAAGCAGAGTTCCAGGAGCTGAAGTGTTGCGTCTTGGAGTTCCTGGCCAGTGCAAGTCCTGAAAAGTAG
- the LOC109781056 gene encoding DNA repair protein recA homolog 3, mitochondrial → MATLLRRASLRRAIASAASAATASCPESYRQVICGSTFHCRDFASKAKKKSKSSGTDSGEENMSKKDLALHQAIDQITTSFGKGAIMWLGRSEGHREVPVVSTGSFSLDLALGIGGLPKGRVVEVYGPEASGKTTLALHVIAEAQKLSGGGYCAFVDAEHALDPTLAESIGVDTSNLLLSQPDSAEQALSLVDTLIRSGSVDVVVVDSVAALVPKTELDGEMGDAHVALQARLMSQALRKLSHSLSLSQTVLVFINQIRSKVQTFGGGFGGPQEVTSGGNALKFYASVRLNIRRIGMVKKGEEIIGSQVTVKIVKNKHAPPFRTAQFELEFGKGICRSSELFDLGVKHKLVKKTGGAYYSFNEQQFHGKDAVKAFLTKNESVAKELEMELRRLIQTEPPRKPEAEDDLLDDSPEEIVRPETSSEEDLAAIIGA, encoded by the exons ATGGCGACCCTCCTGAGGCGCGCGTCGCTGCGGCGGGCCATCGCCTCGGCCGCCTCGGCCGCCACCGCCTCCTGCCCCGAG AGCTATAGGCAGGTGATCTGTGGCTCTACCTTTCATTGCCGAGATTTCGCATCTAAAG CCAAAAAGAAGTCAAAGTCAAGTGGCACTGACTCCGGTGAGGAGAATATGTCAAAGAAAGACTTGGCTTTACATCAGGCCATCGATCAAATAACAACTTCGTTTGGGAAAGGAGCAATAATGTGGCTTGGCCGCTCTGAAGGTCATCGAGAAGTACCTGTTGTGTCTACTGGATCTTTCTCTTTGGATCTGGCACTGGGAATTGGTGGGCTTCCAAAG GGACGTGTTGTAGAGGTTTACGGCCCAGAGGCTTCAGGAAAGACAACTCTTGCTCTTCACGTTATTGCAGAAGCACAAAAGCTTAGCGGCGGTG GTTATTGTGCATTTGTAGATGCAGAGCATGCTTTGGATCCAACTCTGGCAGAGTCGATTGGTGTCGACACTAGTAATTTACTTCTCTCTCAGCCAGACTCTGCTGAGCAGGCGCTCAGTCTTGTAGACACTCTGATTCGAAGTGGCTCtgttgatgttgttgttgttgacaGT GTAGCAGCTCTTGTCCCCAAGACCGAGCTTGATGGAGAGATGGGTGATGCACATGTGGCTCTCCAAGCTAGACTGATGAGTCAAGCTCTTCGCAAGCTGAGCCATTCTCTTTCACTATCCCAGACAGTTTTGGTATTTATTAATCAG ATCAGGTCTAAGGTACAGACATTTGGGGGAGGATTTGGAGGACCACAGGAGGTCACTTCCGGTGGAAATGCCCTTAAATTTTATGCCTCGGTTCGGCTGAACATCAGGCGAATTGGCATGGTAAAGAAAGGTGAAGAG ATTATAGGAAGTCAGGTTACTGTGAAGATTGTGAAAAACAAGCATGCCCCACCGTTCAGGACTGCACAGTTTGAGCTGGAATTTGGAAAAGGAATATGCCGCAGCTCAGAGCTTTTCGATCTTGGGGTAAAGCACAAGCTTGTTAAGAAGACCGGGGGCGCGTACTACTCTTTCAACGAACAGCAGTTCCATGGTAAAGATGCTGTTAAAGCTTTCCTTACAAAAAATGAGAGTGTTGCGAAAGAACTGGAGATGGAGCTAAGGAGATTGATCCAAACTGAGCCGCCTAGAAAGCCGGAGGCTGAGGACGATCTGCTGGACGATTCGCCTGAAGAGATTGTCAGACCTGAAACGTCATCGGAAGAGGACCTGGCCGCTATAATCGGGGCTTAA